The genomic stretch CCAACGTTGCGCAGGTGCGTATGGTGCTTCGTGTCGATAGCCTTCTCGCTACGATCCCGCGCCGTGGCGAACTCAAGTGCTGGCAACCGGGGATGTAACAGGTGTGTTCAACATTCCCGCCGATGCCTCATTCTCGAGCGAAATCTTCATCTCCAGCCACGAGTAGAAGTTGGGAGATCTGCAAAACGTCTCGTATAACCCGTCCCTTGCTCTGTGTCGCTGGATCGGCCCATTCCCGCGGAAGTTGACGCTGGTGCCGTATTTCCTTACACTACTCAGGAAATCCGGTACACTGAAACTCGCGTAACGGTTCATTCCGCCAGGTGTTACGACGTTTGATGTGGCAAGGTAGCGATTGATGGGCGCGATGAATTGTGCAGTGAGTTCGGCAAAGTGACGTCGAATGATGGGGCCCAGCTCACGCGTTTGATCGCCGAGCTTGAGCAGAGTTTCGATTTGCGAGAGAATGGTAGGATCAGATTTGAGGAAGCGTTTGGACGGTGTGTGGACTTCAATTCCGCCGCCGGGTAGATCTAGCAATGCGTTACGACTGGACTTGTGGTGTAGCGAGTGGTGGCGCCGCGTCGGTACGGGACCATCAAAGTTCTGGAGGTACAGTATGTGCGGTCTGGCCTTGTGGCTGGCTTCTGCTGCAGCGACGATACGCTTTAGAAGGAATGGGTTGGTGATACCGATAACGAAAGATATCGGGGTGCCGCCATCGATGCCAATGCTCTTGAAATTTGCCTGCATGGTCATGTAAGGCTTGACCACACCAGCGTATGGTACTGGGCAAATGAGATCGACGAGTGAAGACACAGCCTCACTCGCTAGCTGAGGCGACTTTGCAATGACGATTACGCTTTCACAGAGTACTAGCTTTTCGTAAAGCACGTAAAGGTCAGTGATGCAGGGCATGTAGTGCATGATGTTGTCCCAAGAGCCTATCGGTTCATATGCATAAATGGAGAGGGGTGTGTCTGAGATCAAAGGAGTTGGTCCTGGGAGGCCCTGCAACGGGAACGATCGATGAGGCGCAATGTCCAATGCCAAGTTGTTTCCCATAAACGGGAGGTCGTGATGTCCCAAAGCCGGCGGGTGCCATGTATTCATTTGTGAGTAGGCCGCTTCTATGGTCGATGGGTCGCTGATATGGCCTGTTTCTGTCATCTTTCGTAGGAGGCGATGGTGGAAGGCGGTGAAGTTGTGATGCGAGATCAAGACCAGCGTCCTTTGATTAAAACTCCTTTTCATGGTATCGTCGAACTCCTGGCGGAAGATGCACGAGCCATAGAGAGTATCAGAACTACCATGAGGGGCATTGGGCGAAGTTAGTTTGATGTCAGGGGAGTTGTTGGTAATGGCAAAGTCGTAGGCAAGATCCTCAGCGGTCTCGGTGTTTTGCTGCTCAGGGAAACTGGGCTGTCTTAGATGGGCGGCACACAAGTCAGACGAATGTGTGGTACCTGTTGAAGCAGATGGCGCTTAGATCGGCTGTCGCGAACGGGACATCTGGTGGGTATAGTATCTCGATTTCTGGGCTATTGAACTCTCAACTTGCTGTCTCGGTAATGCAGCATTCTTCCTCACCTACCCTATATCGACATTGAAGTTGCAAACAATGCTGTCCATGTCAGACGCGGACACGAGCGACGTGCAGTGCAACTTACAAGGCCACGGCCCAGTACTTGAAGCCTCCTGTTGCGATGGGCGACATCTTCGGCTCCCGCAGCTTCTCCATCTCTTCCTCGCGCCGGGAGCGGCGATGGGAGCTCAGAAACTTATTCTTGAACTTCTCCATGGGCCTGGTTGAGGCACCTGACAAGTGCAGGTGAACGGTGGACGATGTGAGGCGGCGGCGGCTGCTATCAGGCTGGGCCAATGGTTCTGACTCGGATCGACTTAGCAAATTAGCGAGCTCGGAGACTGACGACCATCATGACAGTGAGGGACGTGGAGAGGAGCTATGGGTCGTCGTTGGCACATGATTTTGCCAGGGGCTGCGCCGTGAAGGTCGCTTTTGGGCAAAATGTCTCGTTTATGGGGGGTTGAGTCGGCTGGCGCAGGGATACAGGCGCTTCTGTACGATGACGTGCGGGCCATGCTCGCGTGGCTCGGATCATCAACACCAACCAGCATCGTGAGGGCTGTGGTTCTGCTTAACCGTCCCGTATTCTACCAAAACCACCGCCCCGCTACTACCCCGCCTCCCGCACAACATGCAATACCTTCGCTGCTAGCACTATGAAACCCGCTCTGCATTTCTTCCTCCCGTGCTCACCATGGACGCCAATATCACTAAAGCGCTCAATGATAAGCTCTACGACAAGCGCAAGAGCGGAGCACTCGAGCTCGAAGGCCTCATCCGCGATGCCCTCGCCGTCCAGGACCACGATAGGATAGCCAAGATCGTGCACCAGCTCTGCCACGAGTACGCCTATGCCGTCCACCAGCCACATGCCCGCAACGGCGGCCTCATTGGCCTGGCCGCGGCCTCGATAGCCCTGGGACCTGTTCGTAGATATGGTATTGCACGCAACGTGAATGGAAGCCTGACTGCATAGCAGGAAGTCGCTCGCTATCTCGAAGAAATCGTTCCCCCAGTACTGGCCTGCTTCAGCGACCAAGATGCGCGTGTTAGGTACTACGCGTGCGAGAGCATGTACAACATCGCCAAAGTTGCAAAGGGTGAGATACTCGTCTACTTCAACCAGGTCTTTGACGCTCTGTGCAAGGTAAGGCAACCACCCCCACTGGCAGTCAACTGCGGCACTGAGAGTACCACTAACACGGCACGGGCTGACCAGATGGCCGCCGATTCGGAGCTCTCGGTCAAGAATGGCGCAGAGTTGCTCGACCGCCTGATCAAAGACATTGTATCCGAGTCTGCCGCTAGCTACGTCTCCGTACTACACACTTCGCCCGACCAGCAGGATCCCAATGACGAACCCCATCCCTACGCCTTCAGCCTCGAACGCTTCCTGCCCCTCCTCGAAGAGCGCATCAACGTCCTTAATCCGTACACACGCTCCTTCCTTGTGGCATGGATAACGCTGCTAGACTCCATACCCGATCTCGAGCTCATCGCCCATCTTCCTCGTTTCCTCGGCGGCCTGTTCAAGTTCCTGAGCGACAGCAACACCGACGTATATACCATGACACAGGCCGCGCTAGATAGATTTCTAAGTGAAATCAAGAAGATCGCACGCATCAAGAAGGGCATAGCCGATAGTAAGAGGAGCAACAGCAAAGACGAGCGTAGACACTCTGCCGATAGCCTACATAGTGCGAGTGAGGCGACAGACACTACGCCCATGGAGCCACTTGACTCCATGGACGACAGAAACGACATGAGCGGGGAAAGTGCGTCTGTCTCAGAGGACAGTGACAAGTCGGTCACTGGAGACGAGAACTGGATACCAGGCCAGGACGTGCATGTCGACCACCCCAAGATCCTGGAGATATTGGTCGACTTCCTGGTTCCTCCGCCAGGCAAGTCCTCAGCGTACGGTGCTATGGCAACACAGCTAACTCTAACAGACACCGAGGAGGAGCAAACCGAGATAGTGCTCACTGCTCTCCGTTGGATAGATAACTTGTTCGATATTTGCCCAGAAGACATTATGCCCTTCGTTCCGAGCCTCCTGTCGCACGTCTTGCCAAGAATGTCACACGAGGTCGACACGGTTCGCAAAGCGGCGGTCAAGGTCAACGCCGCGCTGATGGACTACATCCTGTCTCTGTCTGACGACAATCGCCTTCGGGATGGTGCCGGAAGCGGACAGATCCAACTCCCACCATCCCTGTCTGAGCTCGGTAAAGAGCTCACTGGCACACAGCGGCGCGATTCGAACTTGTCTGGCAGGTTGCTCAAGGCAGTCATTCGGGACCAAGCAAACAAAGCCGAATCGCCTGATGGCAAGGCCACGCGTTCCTCCACCCCAGCAGAGGCAGAGGAACGAGGTCCATCGCCACGCCCCATACCTGAGTTGGACTATCAAGCTGCCGTCAGTGCTCTGACGTTGCAGTTTTTGAACGAACACGAAGCCACCAGAGTCGCAGCTATAGCATGGCTGATTATGCTCCATAGGATGGCTCCTGGCAGAGTGAGACAGACCTCTCTCAGGTATTGTAAGCTTATTAACAACCATGCAGATACTCACCGTCGACGATGGTACTTTTCCTGCACTCCTCAAGACGCTCTCCGACCCTTCAGATGCAGTTGTTACCCGCGACCTACTTCTGCTTTCTCAAATCTCATTACACAGCGATGATACCTACTTCACATCATTCATGGTTAACCTCCTGAAGCTGTTCTGCACTGATCGTAGGCTGCTCGAGACTCGTGGCAATCTCATTATCCGACAGTTATGTCTTACACTCAGCGCTGAGCGTATATATCGGACCATGGCCGACTGTCTCGCTAAGGATGAAGATGTAGAGTTTGCGAGCATAATGGTTCAGAATCTCAacaacaacctcatcacTGCGCCCGAACTGGCCGACCTACGGAGACGACTGAGGAATCTTGACAATAGGGTAAGAAAACCTTGTCCATCATGCACTAAAATACTAACAAACACAGGACGGACAATCATTTTTTGTTACATTATTCAAGGCTTGGTGCCACAACGCCGTAGCGACCTTCTCACTATGTCTTCTAGCACAAGCTTACGAACAGGCATACCATTTGCTTCAGGTCTTGTAAGTTGTTTAATGGAGTTATTATGAGCTGCAGTACTGACTTGACCCAGCGCCGATCTTGAGATGACTGTCAACATGCTCATTCAGATCGATAAGCTCGTTCAACTTCTTGAATCACCAGTCTTTACCTGTGAGCATCTCCGACCTAATCTAACTGAAACAGACTGACAACCATCTTTAGACCTCCGCATGCAACTCCTCGAGCCGGAAAGATACCCGTACCTGTACAAGTGCATGTACGGGCTACTCATGCTTCTCCCCCAATCCTCGGCCTTTGCAGCGCTTAAGAACCGCCTCAACAGCGTCTCGGCCATTGGCTACTTGCACATTGCGCCCCAGCGCAGCAGCTCGACGTATGTCCACCCCTCTTCTTCGTCCCCTACCCTAAACCACTTGCGGCAAAAAAGCTCAGAGATTGGGTCAAACAGTAGTAGCGGCAGCGGTATGACCTCGTCTGGAGGGCCTAATATCCCCACTTTTGAAAGGCCTGGCAGGCTGAAACCGAGAGATGGACTGGGTGGTGCAGATGCAGGTGGGACTGTCAAGTGGAGTGAGTTGCTAGATAGGTTCAAACAGACGCAAGAGAAGGCTCGACGCAGTCAGCGAATGGCTAGCTTGGGCGAGGAGGAGGAAATCCAGGAGAAGATGGGTCCGACGGTGCCAACGCCTTCTGCGCCGCCAAAAAGTGTTGCGGGGTTGAGGCCAGGGAGCCCAGCGGGGGCGATGAGACCGCCTCCTGTGCCAGCACCAGTGGGCCCAGTGCCGGGACATAAGCCAAGGTCTAGTCTAAGCAATCTGGGTAGATTTGCTGGTGGTGTTGCTGGACGGAGGAAGGACAAGAAGTAATAACCAGCCATGTTTTCATGATTGATGCGTTTGCGCGAGTGGGCACAAGCTGCATTGCAGGCGTCGTTTTGGGAGCAATGATGGGGCTTTTATGGAGTTCTTCAGCATGGTCGGCGTCAATGCAGAGTATTGCTTCAACGATGTTTGCCCTTTCTGAACCTGACGCCATCGCCGTCTTTTTCCTTCCACCCCGTCGTGTCTCCTTCAGCTGCATCTGCATGCTCGCCCAGAACCCATGTCTTGACAATCTCTTTGATCTCGGGTTTTTTCTTCTCAAGCCTCTTGGCCTCGCGCACCTTCCTCACATAACCACCGTACACGGCCACTTCGGCAATAGCGATGCCGGCGGCTCCTCCCATGCTCAATCCCAGCCTACTTCCCACACTCCAGCTCCGCGCAGCCACCCAAATGAAAACGGCAACACAGACAATGGAGACTAATATGTTTATGATTAAGATGATCTGACGGTGGACTTCTTCGTAGGACACGTCGTCTTCTTCGGCGGAGGCCTTGTGAGTGGCGCCGATGCTAAAGGGCTCTGGGGCACGAGGGAAGCGTTGCGAGAAGGATTCGCGAGTAGGGGTTGGGTGCAACATTCTTTCGTAGGAGAGAGCTTCTTGTTCGGCGCGGAGACGGGCCATGAGGGCCTGGTATTCTGGTGTTTGGGCAGGCTTCGGGGGCGGTGGTGGGGTGTAGATTGTGGTGTTTTGAAGGAGGGCTGCCAGG from Pyrenophora tritici-repentis strain M4 chromosome 1, whole genome shotgun sequence encodes the following:
- a CDS encoding Afi1 domain containing protein, which translates into the protein MEKFKNKFLSSHRRSRREEEMEKLREPKMSPIATGGFKYWAVAFIVCNFNVDIGPEIEILYPPDVPFATADLSAICFNSFPEQQNTETAEDLAYDFAITNNSPDIKLTSPNAPHGSSDTLYGSCIFRQEFDDTMKRSFNQRTLVLISHHNFTAFHHRLLRKMTETGHISDPSTIEAAYSQMNTWHPPALGHHDLPFMGNNLALDIAPHRSFPLQGLPGPTPLISDTPLSIYAYEPIGSWDNIMHYMPCITDLYVLYEKLVLCESVIVIAKSPQLASEAVSSLVDLICPVPYAGVVKPYMTMQANFKSIGIDGGTPISFVIGITNPFLLKRIVAAAEASHKARPHILYLQNFDGPVPTRRHHSLHHKSSRNALLDLPGGGIEVHTPSKRFLKSDPTILSQIETLLKLGDQTRELGPIIRRHFAELTAQFIAPINRYLATSNVVTPGGMNRYASFSVPDFLSSVRKYGTSVNFRGNGPIQRHRARDGLYETFCRSPNFYSWLEMKISLENEASAGMLNTPVTSPVAST
- a CDS encoding vacuole-associated enzyme activator complex component (Vac14); amino-acid sequence: MDANITKALNDKLYDKRKSGALELEGLIRDALAVQDHDRIAKIVHQLCHEYAYAVHQPHARNGGLIGLAAASIALGPEVARYLEEIVPPVLACFSDQDARVRYYACESMYNIAKVAKGEILVYFNQVFDALCKMAADSELSVKNGAELLDRLIKDIVSESAASYVSVLHTSPDQQDPNDEPHPYAFSLERFLPLLEERINVLNPYTRSFLVAWITLLDSIPDLELIAHLPRFLGGLFKFLSDSNTDVYTMTQAALDRFLSEIKKIARIKKGIADSKRSNSKDERRHSADSLHSASEATDTTPMEPLDSMDDRNDMSGESASVSEDSDKSVTGDENWIPGQDVHVDHPKILEILVDFLVPPPGKSSAYGAMATQLTLTDTEEEQTEIVLTALRWIDNLFDICPEDIMPFVPSLLSHVLPRMSHEVDTVRKAAVKVNAALMDYILSLSDDNRLRDGAGSGQIQLPPSLSELGKELTGTQRRDSNLSGRLLKAVIRDQANKAESPDGKATRSSTPAEAEERGPSPRPIPELDYQAAVSALTLQFLNEHEATRVAAIAWLIMLHRMAPGRILTVDDGTFPALLKTLSDPSDAVVTRDLLLLSQISLHSDDTYFTSFMVNLLKLFCTDRRLLETRGNLIIRQLCLTLSAERIYRTMADCLAKDEDVEFASIMVQNLNNNLITAPELADLRRRLRNLDNRDGQSFFVTLFKAWCHNAVATFSLCLLAQAYEQAYHLLQVFADLEMTVNMLIQIDKLVQLLESPVFTYLRMQLLEPERYPYLYKCMYGLLMLLPQSSAFAALKNRLNSVSAIGYLHIAPQRSSSTYVHPSSSSPTLNHLRQKSSEIGSNSSSGSGMTSSGGPNIPTFERPGRLKPRDGLGGADAGGTVKWSELLDRFKQTQEKARRSQRMASLGEEEEIQEKMGPTVPTPSAPPKSVAGLRPGSPAGAMRPPPVPAPVGPVPGHKPRSSLSNLGRFAGGVAGRRKDKK
- a CDS encoding Vma12 domain containing protein; amino-acid sequence: MVLLTMTPGIVRAVTRARDAVPDEFAKLQRPEEPVLVEPKAGHPIAHSQLIDLSKLLKKHAPYDTESSKGTEEVVKETPITLAALLQNTTIYTPPPPPKPAQTPEYQALMARLRAEQEALSYERMLHPTPTRESFSQRFPRAPEPFSIGATHKASAEEDDVSYEEVHRQIILIINILVSIVCVAVFIWVAARSWSVGSRLGLSMGGAAGIAIAEVAVYGGYVRKVREAKRLEKKKPEIKEIVKTWVLGEHADAAEGDTTGWKEKDGDGVRFRKGKHR